In the genome of Raphanus sativus cultivar WK10039 chromosome 4, ASM80110v3, whole genome shotgun sequence, one region contains:
- the LOC108830123 gene encoding protein HESO1-like isoform X1 — protein MGSNQERLSVSSLSMTTAQPRGDSLAIDVESWMIAEERAHEILSVIQPFLVSDRNRHEIIDYVRALIRSHDGIEVFSFGSVPLKTYLPDGDIDLTVITKQNMEDKFFEKLYNTLKSEEGKSEFDVTDVKFIPAQVKVIKCNIRNIAVDISFNQMAGLYALCFLEQIDQLLGRDHLLKRSIILIKAWCYYESRILGANTGLFSTYALSILVLYIINLFHSSLSGPLSVMYKFLDYYGSFDWSKYCVSLIGPVPISSLPKIIAVSPENGHQLFLDEKALKTCVELYFASPTKAVETNGLEFPIRHLNIIDPLKHSNNLGRSVTIGNVQRVKHAFTLGARKLRDVLSQPYETIGWRLEKFFGSSLERNGKGQRQDVYDPVTAFGTGRSELSELTGDFQGYYGRLVSYQNNEFYLRGLNGSTWMQPNGYQNMGKRRGTGTYIPDMSQQLYHDRFRGSGTGKSAAHHRDASTEANGASSSFNLSGEVATSSASIKGKERVKSDSISSSIPEKENDKEEEESKTSQTLKSS, from the exons ATGGGTAGCAATCAAGAAAGATTGTCAGTTTCATCATTGTCAATGACAACAGCCCAACCTAGAGGGGATTCACTAGCGATAGATGTTGAATCTTGGATGATTGCAGAAGAGAGAGCTCATGAGATACTAAGCGTTATCCAACCTTTCTTGGTTTCAGATAGAAATAGGCATGAGATCATTGATTACGTACGAGCTCTAATCAGGAGTCATGATGGAATTGAG GTATTTTCATTTGGTTCAGTGCCACTGAAAACCTATCTCCCAGATGGAGATATCGATTTGACGGTCATAACTAAGCAAAATATGGAGGATAAATTCTTTGAAAAATTGTACAATACACTTAAGAGTGAGGAAGGAAAATCTGAATTCGATGTAACTGATGTTAAGTTTATCCCTGCACAG GTCAAGGTCATAAAATGTAACATCAGGAACATTGCTGTTGATATCTCCTTTAATCAAATGGCGGGTCTCTATGCTTTATGTTTTCTGGAACAG attgACCAACTCTTAGGGAGAGATCATCTTTTAAAGCGTAGCATCATCTTAATTAAAGCTTGGTGTTATTACGAGAGCAGAATTCTTGGTGCCAACACAGGATTGTTCTCAACATATGCATTGTCGATACTAGTCTTGTATATCATCAACCTATTTCATTCGTCATTGTCCGGCCCTTTATCG GTTATGTATAAGTTTTTGGACTACTATGGTTCATTTGATTGGAGCAAGTACTGTGTCAGTCTCATTGGTCCTGTGCCAATATCTTCCCTTCCAAAAATTATCG CAGTTTCTCCCGAAAATGGACATCAATTATTTCTTGACGAGAAGGCTTTAAAAACGTGTGTAGAGTTATATTTTGCATCTCCAACCAAAGCTGTGGAAACAAATGGTCTTGAGTTTCCTATCAGACATCTCAACATAATTGATCCTCTTAAACACAGCAACAACCTCGGAAGAAGTGTTACAATAG GAAATGTCCAACGAGTAAAACATGCTTTTACACTGGGAGCTCGAAAGCTCAGAGATGTTCTTTCACAACCTTATGAGACCATTGGATGGAGGCTGGAGAAATTCTTTGGCAGTTCCTTGGAGAGGAATGGTAAGGGACAAAGACAAGATGTGTATGATCCAGTTACTGCGTTTGGTACTGGAAGGTCAGAACTATCTGAACTCACTGGAGACTTTCAAGGTTACTATGGAAGACTTGTGAGCTACCAAAACAACGAGTTTTATCTAAGAGGCTTGAATGGTTCAACCTGGATGCAGCCTAACGGCTATCAAAACATGGGAAAGAGGAGAGGAACAGGAACTTATATTCCTGATATG AGTCAACAGTTGTACCATGACAGGTTCAGAGGTTCGGGTACTGGAAAGTCAGCAGCTCATCATAGAGACGCTTCCACTGAGGCAAATGGAGCCAGTAGTAGCTTCAATCTTTCTGGTGAAGTGGCTACTTCTTCTGCCAGTATCAAAGGAAAAGAACGTGTGAAATCAGATTCTATATCTTCAAGCATACCTGAAAAGGAGaatgacaaagaagaagaagagagcaaAACCTCCCAAACCTTGAAGAGTTCTTGA
- the LOC108830123 gene encoding protein HESO1-like isoform X2, protein MGSNQERLSVSSLSMTTAQPRGDSLAIDVESWMIAEERAHEILSVIQPFLVSDRNRHEIIDYVRALIRSHDGIEVFSFGSVPLKTYLPDGDIDLTVITKQNMEDKFFEKLYNTLKSEEGKSEFDVTDVKFIPAQVKVIKCNIRNIAVDISFNQMAGLYALCFLEQIDQLLGRDHLLKRSIILIKAWCYYESRILGANTGLFSTYALSILVLYIINLFHSSLSGPLSVMYKFLDYYGSFDWSKYCVSLIGPVPISSLPKIIVSPENGHQLFLDEKALKTCVELYFASPTKAVETNGLEFPIRHLNIIDPLKHSNNLGRSVTIGNVQRVKHAFTLGARKLRDVLSQPYETIGWRLEKFFGSSLERNGKGQRQDVYDPVTAFGTGRSELSELTGDFQGYYGRLVSYQNNEFYLRGLNGSTWMQPNGYQNMGKRRGTGTYIPDMSQQLYHDRFRGSGTGKSAAHHRDASTEANGASSSFNLSGEVATSSASIKGKERVKSDSISSSIPEKENDKEEEESKTSQTLKSS, encoded by the exons ATGGGTAGCAATCAAGAAAGATTGTCAGTTTCATCATTGTCAATGACAACAGCCCAACCTAGAGGGGATTCACTAGCGATAGATGTTGAATCTTGGATGATTGCAGAAGAGAGAGCTCATGAGATACTAAGCGTTATCCAACCTTTCTTGGTTTCAGATAGAAATAGGCATGAGATCATTGATTACGTACGAGCTCTAATCAGGAGTCATGATGGAATTGAG GTATTTTCATTTGGTTCAGTGCCACTGAAAACCTATCTCCCAGATGGAGATATCGATTTGACGGTCATAACTAAGCAAAATATGGAGGATAAATTCTTTGAAAAATTGTACAATACACTTAAGAGTGAGGAAGGAAAATCTGAATTCGATGTAACTGATGTTAAGTTTATCCCTGCACAG GTCAAGGTCATAAAATGTAACATCAGGAACATTGCTGTTGATATCTCCTTTAATCAAATGGCGGGTCTCTATGCTTTATGTTTTCTGGAACAG attgACCAACTCTTAGGGAGAGATCATCTTTTAAAGCGTAGCATCATCTTAATTAAAGCTTGGTGTTATTACGAGAGCAGAATTCTTGGTGCCAACACAGGATTGTTCTCAACATATGCATTGTCGATACTAGTCTTGTATATCATCAACCTATTTCATTCGTCATTGTCCGGCCCTTTATCG GTTATGTATAAGTTTTTGGACTACTATGGTTCATTTGATTGGAGCAAGTACTGTGTCAGTCTCATTGGTCCTGTGCCAATATCTTCCCTTCCAAAAATTATCG TTTCTCCCGAAAATGGACATCAATTATTTCTTGACGAGAAGGCTTTAAAAACGTGTGTAGAGTTATATTTTGCATCTCCAACCAAAGCTGTGGAAACAAATGGTCTTGAGTTTCCTATCAGACATCTCAACATAATTGATCCTCTTAAACACAGCAACAACCTCGGAAGAAGTGTTACAATAG GAAATGTCCAACGAGTAAAACATGCTTTTACACTGGGAGCTCGAAAGCTCAGAGATGTTCTTTCACAACCTTATGAGACCATTGGATGGAGGCTGGAGAAATTCTTTGGCAGTTCCTTGGAGAGGAATGGTAAGGGACAAAGACAAGATGTGTATGATCCAGTTACTGCGTTTGGTACTGGAAGGTCAGAACTATCTGAACTCACTGGAGACTTTCAAGGTTACTATGGAAGACTTGTGAGCTACCAAAACAACGAGTTTTATCTAAGAGGCTTGAATGGTTCAACCTGGATGCAGCCTAACGGCTATCAAAACATGGGAAAGAGGAGAGGAACAGGAACTTATATTCCTGATATG AGTCAACAGTTGTACCATGACAGGTTCAGAGGTTCGGGTACTGGAAAGTCAGCAGCTCATCATAGAGACGCTTCCACTGAGGCAAATGGAGCCAGTAGTAGCTTCAATCTTTCTGGTGAAGTGGCTACTTCTTCTGCCAGTATCAAAGGAAAAGAACGTGTGAAATCAGATTCTATATCTTCAAGCATACCTGAAAAGGAGaatgacaaagaagaagaagagagcaaAACCTCCCAAACCTTGAAGAGTTCTTGA
- the LOC108839326 gene encoding mitogen-activated protein kinase kinase kinase 17-like, whose amino-acid sequence MSYGSWFLDETPLPKLGFLGQGTYGYVTLVRNGDGLLMAKKTCLLKYSEDLEKEVRIMEHFFSFDFNTVRATSPAVSQETMPVNVKVCSIHMEVAPHGSLKDMLTKAGGTLPENVIGYCIFQVLEGLRDLHQHGYVHCDLKPENILIFPAYAHDELCNLKLGDFGSAKEPNGPDPVNGSLFEDNPEYLAPEAVGPRGVISSAVDIWSLGTMVIEMMGVTIRGRSDYVPRTLSPMTWDFVRRCRERNPEARATAEELMSHAFVNQSLEVPPLELLPVPSCLSNGVVQGRFF is encoded by the coding sequence ATGTCATATGGTTCGTGGTTTTTAGACGAGACTCCATTACCAAAACTAGGCTTTCTCGGCCAAGGCACCTACGGCTATGTCACCCTGGTTCGAAACGGCGATGGACTACTCATGGCTAAGAAAACATGTCTCCTCAAATACTCAGAGGATCTCGAGAAAGAAGTAAGGATCATGGAGCACTTCTTTTCATTCGATTTCAACACCGTGAGAGCGACGAGCCCCGCTGTTTCCCAAGAAACTATGCCGGTGAATGTCAAAGTCTGTTCCATTCACATGGAAGTCGCACCACATGGTTCACTCAAAGACATGTTAACCAAAGCCGGTGGGACATTACCGGAGAACGTCATCGGTTATTGCATTTTCCAGGTTCTTGAAGGGCTCAGGGATCTTCACCAACACGGTTATGTCCATTGTGATCTCAAGCCAGAGAACATACTCATCTTCCCGGCCTATGCTCATGACGAGCTTTGCAATCTCAAACTTGGTGACTTCGGTTCGGCTAAGGAGCCCAATGGACCTGATCCAGTGAACGGGTCTTTGTTCGAGGACAATCCGGAGTATTTGGCTCCTGAGGCGGTCGGGCCACGTGGAGTGATCTCGTCGGCCGTTGATATCTGGTCCTTAGGTACCATGGTAATTGAGATGATGGGGGTTACTATAAGAGGAAGGAGTGATTACGTGCCGAGGACTCTATCGCCGATGACTTGGGACTTTGTGAGGAGATGTAGAGAGCGGAATCCGGAGGCTAGAGCCACCGCGGAGGAGCTAATGAGTCATGCTTTTGTTAACCAAAGTCTTGAGGTTCCACCGCTTGAGCTGCTTCCAGTTCCTTCTTGCTTAAGTAATGGAGTGGTTCAAGGAAGGTTTTTCTAG